A part of Microcoleus sp. bin38.metabat.b11b12b14.051 genomic DNA contains:
- a CDS encoding ribonuclease III domain-containing protein translates to MTVQGTSTVESNLQKLFEELEAARKIQDDWMHNGVDFVDLYVEDAGGDWLEKWGKCEEELEQIKIKQVDIEAVKVAIDLSDFGQTQLLEIALANSCHVSEDDRPNHSPTGQEVKHQRLLLLGGAIFGAVVTDYLYGEYPELDCDAISTLKARLADRKKLSEVAESFKLKENSSRLGDDKEADESEYNKILAESFEALFGAIYLEFDRNFSRAGNWLIQKLIEPTLGEHLDLTQQSKGTLENELKRREILGADILEAIAIDYLYNRFPDRNSSQLTRWKNLLGAKEIFPKDFKTKLGSHYLELESNFSRTRDWLVDNFIKTAVDELEDETGDRLK, encoded by the coding sequence ATGACAGTACAAGGCACAAGCACCGTTGAAAGCAATTTACAAAAACTATTTGAAGAACTAGAAGCTGCCAGAAAAATCCAGGATGATTGGATGCACAACGGGGTGGATTTTGTGGATTTGTATGTCGAAGATGCGGGCGGTGATTGGTTGGAAAAGTGGGGTAAATGTGAAGAAGAATTAGAGCAGATAAAAATTAAACAGGTAGATATTGAAGCAGTCAAAGTGGCGATCGACCTTTCGGACTTTGGGCAAACCCAACTGCTGGAAATTGCCTTGGCTAATAGTTGTCATGTCAGCGAGGACGATCGGCCCAATCATTCTCCCACTGGCCAAGAAGTAAAGCACCAACGGCTGTTACTGCTGGGCGGAGCGATTTTTGGTGCTGTTGTCACCGATTACCTGTACGGCGAATATCCCGAACTCGACTGCGATGCTATCTCAACTTTAAAAGCTCGTTTAGCAGACCGAAAAAAACTCTCAGAAGTCGCAGAAAGTTTTAAATTGAAGGAAAATAGTTCGCGGCTTGGGGACGATAAAGAAGCAGACGAAAGTGAGTACAATAAAATTTTAGCCGAGAGTTTTGAGGCTTTATTTGGCGCGATTTACTTAGAGTTCGATCGCAATTTTTCCCGTGCGGGCAATTGGCTGATTCAAAAGTTGATTGAACCAACTCTGGGCGAACATCTCGATCTAACTCAGCAGTCGAAAGGTACGCTGGAAAACGAGCTAAAACGGCGGGAAATCCTGGGGGCGGACATTCTTGAGGCGATCGCGATCGACTATCTGTACAACCGCTTTCCCGATCGCAACAGCAGCCAGCTAACTCGTTGGAAAAATCTGTTAGGGGCTAAAGAGATTTTCCCGAAAGACTTTAAAACAAAATTAGGCAGTCATTACCTAGAATTGGAGAGCA